In a single window of the Rhodopirellula bahusiensis genome:
- a CDS encoding ParA family protein codes for MPTTFCLINQKGGCGKSSTCFHLAGAFAAQGANVLLLDMDPQGSLSQGFLGSSIVESLESDQTLAMLFDEARFFAKRDQILRPTQFEGITLCPANQLLAPFNAPEPEKTGMLQYAIREFVAEQSGFDIVLIDCPPNLYRCSWTAMVAADQVLIPVPPEDFGTQGLRAVHQCVEQVRSLNPNLQDLKHLVTRSDCRLLVHRMYEQKLRDMYGETVMETVIPEASAFKVALTRRCPVQFHDSKSKAAKLTNCLAREILDRIGTNESTRKVA; via the coding sequence ATGCCAACAACGTTTTGTTTAATCAACCAGAAGGGTGGCTGCGGCAAAAGCTCGACTTGTTTCCATTTAGCCGGAGCGTTTGCGGCTCAGGGGGCGAACGTCTTGCTGCTCGACATGGACCCGCAAGGTTCATTGAGCCAAGGCTTTCTCGGCTCGTCAATCGTTGAGAGTTTGGAATCAGATCAGACGTTGGCGATGTTGTTCGACGAAGCAAGGTTCTTCGCTAAACGTGACCAGATTCTGCGTCCAACCCAGTTCGAGGGGATCACGCTGTGCCCAGCGAATCAATTGCTTGCTCCGTTCAATGCACCGGAGCCAGAGAAGACTGGGATGTTGCAGTACGCAATCCGCGAGTTCGTTGCCGAACAATCTGGCTTCGACATAGTTCTGATTGACTGCCCACCGAACCTGTATCGATGCAGTTGGACTGCAATGGTCGCTGCGGATCAGGTTCTCATTCCGGTTCCTCCGGAAGACTTTGGAACGCAAGGTCTGCGTGCTGTGCATCAGTGCGTGGAGCAAGTCCGGTCACTCAATCCGAACCTCCAAGACTTGAAACATCTGGTCACTCGCTCAGACTGCCGCCTATTAGTTCATCGAATGTACGAGCAAAAACTCCGCGACATGTATGGGGAAACTGTCATGGAGACTGTGATTCCGGAAGCATCGGCGTTCAAAGTCGCTCTCACCAGACGATGCCCGGTTCAGTTCCACGATTCCAAATCAAAGGCCGCAAAATTGACTAATTGCTTGGCGCGTGAGATTCTCGACCGAATTGGTACGAATGAATCAACACGCAAGGTGGCATAG